The following coding sequences lie in one Pontibacter sp. G13 genomic window:
- a CDS encoding glycosyltransferase has protein sequence MKDETLLVEVAWEVANQVGGIYTVIRSKVPSMTRNWGDRYCLIGPYVHPNVSAIFEDLPPPEDPYGRAVRKMREMGFEVHYGRWLTAGRPRTVLFNPWSVFDRLGEIKYLLWEHHGISLPGDDDLINQVAAFGWLTKVFLTRLCEEDVNQQPVIAHVHEWMAATSIPEIRRDNLPIKTVFTTHATMLGRYLAMNDPQFYEHLPFYDWEKESKYFNIETRTSIERAAAHGAHVLTTVSEVTARECIHLLGRKPDLILPNGLNISPSQISHEVQNVHQEYKEYIHRFIMGHFFPSYHFDLDKTLYFFTSGRYEYRNKGYDLTLEALARLNWRLKEANIDRTVVMFFVTKRPFSSINPNVLQSRLTMDKIRQTTEVIQQQIGEKLFLHAASNDDGAFPDLNQFVEEYWRIRLRRELQSWRTHEMPTVVTHNLYDDGKDDVLNFLRTSQLLNYKEDKVKVVYHPDFINSMSPLFGVEYGDFVRGCHLGIFPSYYEPWGYTPLECMVSGVPAITSDLSGFGDYVLKSTTDPESFGLYVVNRRNRSFDEAANQLADQLFSFVQMSRGDRIGLRYKLEKASEHFEWSNLTRHYEAAYDRALAID, from the coding sequence ATGAAGGATGAAACGCTCTTGGTGGAAGTCGCCTGGGAAGTAGCCAACCAGGTAGGCGGAATCTATACGGTCATTCGATCCAAGGTTCCAAGTATGACCCGGAATTGGGGAGATCGATATTGCCTGATTGGTCCCTATGTCCACCCAAACGTATCGGCTATTTTCGAAGACCTGCCTCCACCAGAAGATCCATACGGAAGGGCTGTTAGGAAAATGCGCGAAATGGGCTTCGAAGTGCATTATGGTCGTTGGCTGACTGCAGGTCGTCCGCGTACGGTTCTGTTTAATCCTTGGTCAGTATTTGACCGTCTGGGTGAGATCAAATATTTGCTTTGGGAACACCATGGGATTTCATTGCCGGGAGACGATGATCTGATCAACCAAGTTGCAGCATTTGGTTGGCTGACTAAGGTCTTCCTGACAAGGCTTTGTGAGGAAGATGTGAATCAGCAGCCTGTCATTGCACACGTACACGAATGGATGGCGGCCACCTCTATTCCCGAAATTCGGAGAGACAATTTGCCTATCAAGACGGTGTTCACCACCCATGCGACTATGCTGGGCCGTTATTTGGCAATGAACGATCCTCAGTTCTATGAGCACCTTCCTTTCTATGATTGGGAAAAAGAGTCGAAATACTTCAATATTGAGACCCGAACCTCGATCGAGCGTGCAGCGGCACACGGTGCTCATGTATTAACGACCGTCAGTGAGGTGACTGCTCGGGAATGTATCCATCTGTTGGGAAGAAAACCAGATTTGATTCTGCCCAACGGCTTGAACATTTCTCCATCTCAGATTTCGCACGAGGTCCAGAATGTCCATCAGGAGTACAAAGAATATATTCACCGGTTCATTATGGGGCACTTCTTCCCGAGCTACCATTTTGATCTGGATAAGACCCTGTACTTTTTTACCTCTGGACGATATGAATATCGGAATAAGGGGTACGACCTTACGTTGGAGGCATTGGCACGTCTCAATTGGCGTCTCAAGGAGGCCAATATTGATCGGACGGTGGTGATGTTCTTTGTTACCAAGCGACCGTTTAGTAGTATCAATCCCAATGTGCTCCAATCTCGTCTGACGATGGACAAGATCCGTCAGACTACGGAGGTCATTCAGCAGCAAATCGGGGAAAAACTGTTTTTGCACGCTGCATCCAATGACGATGGTGCATTCCCAGATCTCAACCAGTTTGTGGAAGAATATTGGCGAATCAGATTGCGCAGGGAACTTCAATCATGGAGAACCCATGAAATGCCGACGGTGGTGACCCACAATCTCTACGATGACGGGAAAGATGATGTATTGAATTTCCTACGTACTTCTCAGCTGCTCAACTACAAGGAAGATAAGGTGAAGGTGGTGTATCACCCTGATTTTATCAACTCCATGAGTCCGTTATTCGGTGTTGAGTATGGCGATTTTGTCCGAGGCTGCCACTTGGGGATTTTCCCTAGCTACTATGAGCCTTGGGGCTATACGCCGCTTGAGTGCATGGTGAGTGGAGTTCCTGCTATCACCAGTGATTTGTCTGGATTTGGGGATTATGTGCTGAAGTCTACGACCGACCCAGAGAGCTTTGGACTTTATGTGGTGAATCGCCGTAATCGGAGTTTTGATGAAGCTGCCAATCAATTGGCGGACCAGTTATTCTCCTTTGTCCAAATGAGCCGTGGAGACCGGATTGGCTTGAGATACAAATTGGAGAAGGCGTCTGAACACTTCGAATGGAGCAACTTGACTCGTCACTATGAGGCAGCTTACGATCGTGCATTAGCCATTGATTAG
- a CDS encoding CinA family protein, producing MEQTLKKWINLLTELGLTVALVESSTGGYAASSMTAIPGVSKVFKGGFVPYANSIKEEVLDISPELIETYGAVSEEVVRGLAIAGIRLSRADICLAESGILGPGGSTAEKPVGTYCLAMALRSGPKFSKQAQARGSRLEIRAAIVKDMYDWAGELISESRDSWAILQS from the coding sequence GTGGAACAAACTTTGAAAAAATGGATCAACCTACTGACGGAGTTGGGGTTGACGGTAGCATTGGTCGAATCATCGACTGGAGGATATGCCGCCAGTTCAATGACTGCAATCCCGGGCGTTTCGAAAGTCTTCAAAGGAGGATTTGTCCCATACGCCAATTCCATCAAGGAGGAAGTGTTGGATATTTCTCCCGAGTTGATCGAAACCTATGGGGCTGTCAGTGAGGAAGTTGTGCGGGGATTGGCGATTGCGGGAATTCGGTTGTCGCGGGCGGATATTTGCTTGGCGGAATCGGGGATACTCGGTCCAGGAGGAAGTACCGCTGAAAAGCCCGTGGGTACCTATTGCTTGGCGATGGCCCTCAGGTCAGGGCCCAAATTCAGCAAGCAGGCTCAGGCGCGGGGGAGTAGATTGGAAATCCGAGCGGCCATTGTCAAAGACATGTATGATTGGGCAGGTGAATTGATCTCTGAATCCCGAGACAGTTGGGCAATTTTGCAATCATAG